Part of the Fimbriimonadaceae bacterium genome, CTGTGCTACAACCTGTGCGAAGCGCCTCAGACACACGAACGGAATCCAGAATACGCGGGTCAACTCCAGCGAGTCCTCAGAGAACTGGGCTTCCCGGAAGAGTACGTTACGAGCATTTCATGAGCGTGGTGCATAACAACCGGTTGCAGCGGACGGCACGCTGCACGGCCCGTGGCTGAACCGGAGCGTTACGGAACTGGAGCACCAAGAGGTAGCAATGGCCAAAGCAGGGAAGAGATCCAAGGACGTCGACGCGTACATTTCCACCCAGCCTCCGGAAACCCGCCGCGCGCTCGAGGCGCTGCGCTCGTGCATCTGGAAGGCTGCGCCCGGGGTAAGCGAGCAGATGAACTACAACATCCCGGCGTTTGCCCTGGTTGAGGGAGGCAAGCGCGACAAGCAGATCATGATCGCAGGGTACGCCAAACATGTGGGCTTCTATCCGAGCCCGGAGGTCATCGAGGCGTTCGCCGATCAACTCGCCGGCTACAAGTCCGCCAAGGGGTCCGTCCAGTTCCCGTTGAGCGAGCCCATTCCCGAGGCGCTGGTCGTCGAGATGGTGAAGGTCAGGCTGGCCCAACTGGAAGGTGCGGAACCCGGTTCCAAGTAAATGGCCTGTCGTTTTGGTGCAATGCAATGCGATGCCGCCACGATGCGGACCGCCCCCACCACCACACGGAAATGGGAAGCTGAATCGCGGGGCGGCTCGCCTCGGTTAGGGTGTAATGGAGGCCATCATGCATGGAATGAATGTTCGGGTGCAGATCAAACCTGGGCACACGAGAACGCCGTGAGGTCTGGCCAGTCCGCCCGACGCGTGGATGGGCCCGCTGACCCGCGTGGACAAGTCGTAACTCCAATCCCATGAAAGTGGAAGAACAAATCAGCGCGTACTTCGACGCTCAACCCGAATCCAAACGAAGCGACATGCAGGAGTTGCACCGCGTCATTCTGACGGCGATGCCGCAAGGCAAGTTGTGGTTTCTGGATGGCAAGGACGATGCCGGCAAGGTTGTCTCGAACCCGAACGTGGGATACGGCACACGAACCATCAAGTACGCCAACGGGGAGACTCGAGAGTTCTATCAAATCGGGATCAGTGCAAACACAACGGGAATCTCGGTGTACATCCTTGGGATAGAAGATAAGACCTACCTGGCACGTACGTACGGAAAGGACCTCGGGAGGGCATCCATCTCGGGGTACTGCATCAGGTTCAAAGCGCTTCGAGACATCCGGATGGACATCCTTGAAGCGGCAATTCGAGATGGGATGGAGCAGACGAAAGCCCATCGCTCCGCGCGCACCTGAAATTGGGCGGTTCCGCCCCCGAGGCTGACTCCGCGGTGTTCATGCTCCTTCCGTCTTTCGGTGAACTCGCCCTGGTTGAGCGCGCGCCCGATGCCCGGGTGCGTGGACCGGCCCCAAGGAGGATAATGCACGCATGTCCCTCGCCCTGATTGCCGCACTGGCCCTCGTCCCCCTGCAAGGCGCCCCGGTCGCCGACAGCGCCCAGGCCCGCGCTCGCCTCGAGCAGTTCGCCGCCCACCAGAAGATGCGTGCGACGAGCCCCTTCCAGCAGCCGTGGTTCGAACTCGGCCCGCGGATCGGCACCGGCCGCATCGTGGACGTCGAAGGACACCCCGACCGGCCCGGCCTCATCCTCGCGGCGGCGGCGTCCGGCGGCATCTTCCGCAGCGTCGACGACGGCGGATCCTGGGACGCGGTGTTCGAGAACCAAGCCAGTGCGTCGATGGGCGACCTGGCGATCGCGCCCTCGAACCCCGACGTCGTGTGGGCTGGCACCGGCGAGGCGAACATCCTGCGCAGCTCGATGGCCGGCACCGGGGTGTACAAATCCACCGACGGCGGGAAGAGCTTCCAGCACATGGGCCTCACGGACACCCAGCACGTCTCGCGCATCCGCATCCACCCAACGAACCCCGACATCGTTTACGTCGCCAGCGCCGGCCACGAGTACACCTTCACTCCCGACCGAGGCGTGTACAAGACCACCGACGGCGGCAAGACGTGGCGCAAGGTGTTCTTCAAGAACGAGAAGACGGCCGTCATCGATCTCGCGATGGACCCCAAGGACCCCGAGACGCTCTACGCCGCCACGGCCCAGCGCCTTCGCACACGGTGGAACGACCCCGTGGCCGGCCCCGAGAGCGGCATCTACAAGACCACCGACGGCGGCAAAACGTGGAAGCCCCTTACCGAGGGACTTCCCGATTTCGCCAAGGGCGAGTGCGAGCGCATCGGCCTCGACGTGTGCGCCAGCCAGCCCAACGTGGTGGTGGCCGTGATCTTCCGGAACGGCGCCGAAGTGTTCCGCAGCGAGGACAAGGGCGAGACGTGGAAGGCCGTGGAGGGCGGGGCCGCGGTCAAGGGCCTCTTTCCGCAATACGGGTGGGTCTTCGGGCAGATCCGGGTCGACCCGAACGACCCTCTCACGATGGATGTCATCGGCCTGCAGCACCGCCGGACGACCGACGGCGGCAAGACGTGGAGGAACGTTCGCGGGAACCACGTGGACTATCACGGCTTGTGGATCGATCCGAAGGACTCGAAGCATGTGATGGTCGTGAACGACGGTGGGCTGATGATCAGCCACGACGGCTTGGCGACGTTCAAGCACGCGAACAACATGCCGATCGCGCAGTTCTACAACGTCTCGATTTCGCAAGCTGAAGGAACCTTCCACGCCTACGCCAGCCGCCAGGATTTTGGTGGTTGGCGCGGCGAGATCGTCGTGAACTCCGACCGCACGCTTGAGGCCAAGGCCTGGGAGTCGGGTCCTGGGGACGAGTCGGGCCGCCACGCGGTGGACCCCACGAACCCCGATCTTCTCTACGTGGTGTCGCGCTACGGAGGCGGTCCGCAGAGGGTGGACTATTCGCAGAAGAACGCGCGCACGGGCAACCCGCCGCTCAGCAAGAATCTCAGCCCCGATTTCGGCTCCGACAGGCGCCGCGCCCAATGGGTGTCGCCCATCCTCGTCTCGCCGACAGACCCTCGTCGCGTGCTGTACGGCGCGCAGTTCGTGTTTGTGAGCGACGATCAGGGCGAGACGTGGCGCAAGATCAGCCCCGACCTTACGAATCTCGACGAGGCGAAGCAGGGCAACATCGCCTACTCGACGATCTTCGCCCTGGCGGAATCGCCGCTCAAGAAGGGTGTGATCTACGCGGGCACCGACGATGGCAACGTGCAGGTCACGCGCGACGAGGGCGCCACGTGGACGAAGGTCAACGCCGGCTTGCCAGAGGCTCTGCACATCGCGACCCTCGAGGCCTCTCGGTTCGCCGAGGGCACCGTGTACGTCGGGGTGAACGGCAAGCGCAGCGACGACTTCGGGACGTACCTCTTCAAATCCACCGACTACGGCAAGTCGTGGACCTCCATCGCGGGCAACATCCCCGGCGGCCCGGTGAACGTGGTGAAGGAGGATCCTGCCGACCAGGACACCCTTTACGTTGGAACGGACATGGGCGTGTACGTCACCACCGACGGCGGGCGGAACTGGTCGGTGCTGGGAAAGGGCCTGCCGACGGTCTACGCGCACGACCTCGCGATCCACAAGGACGGGTTCCTGATCGTGGCCACCCACGGCCGCGGCCTGTGGGGCATCGACCTCCGCGTGCGAGGGCGCTGAGGGGAGTTGCACGCAAAGAACGCAAAGAGCGCTATGGGTTTCACGCCTCTGGTTGAAATTCCTCTCGCGACCTTTCCGTGACGCCTCGAACCGCCCACGCGCGGGCGTCGAGCACGATC contains:
- a CDS encoding DUF1801 domain-containing protein, with the translated sequence MAKAGKRSKDVDAYISTQPPETRRALEALRSCIWKAAPGVSEQMNYNIPAFALVEGGKRDKQIMIAGYAKHVGFYPSPEVIEAFADQLAGYKSAKGSVQFPLSEPIPEALVVEMVKVRLAQLEGAEPGSK
- a CDS encoding DUF1801 domain-containing protein, giving the protein MKVEEQISAYFDAQPESKRSDMQELHRVILTAMPQGKLWFLDGKDDAGKVVSNPNVGYGTRTIKYANGETREFYQIGISANTTGISVYILGIEDKTYLARTYGKDLGRASISGYCIRFKALRDIRMDILEAAIRDGMEQTKAHRSART